The genomic region AGAGCGCTCCGGAAAATGATCCAGCCGGGGCGAGCGCAGTGTGTAACTCAATTTGCCTTCGGCATCGAAGACTTTCGACTCGACCCCTTCCATGAAATACGCGCCTTCGGCACTGCTCATTGCCGCGCGCAGTTCTTCCGGTTGTTGCAGCTCGCGGTTTTCCCGGCTGATCAGAATCAGCGTGACGACCAGTGCCGCCAGCGGGATCAGTCCGAGCAACCATTTCTTCAGATTCATGCCCGGCCCGGCTCCGCGTCGTACTGGGCCAAAAGCGCGTCGACATGGCCTTGGGCATGCAGAATCAGATCGGCCAGCTCACGGACACAGCCGCGACCGCCTTCGGCGACGGTAACAAAATGGGCCCGCTCCCGCATCCAGGGGTGGCCATCGCTTGGTGCCACGGCCAGGCCGACCCGCATGAACAGCGGCAGATCCGGCAGGTCGTCGCCAATATGGGCGACCTGCATCGGCGTCAGATTCAGTTGCTGCAGCAATTGATTGAAGGCGCCGCGCTTGTCGGTGTTGCCCTGAAAGACTTGACTGATACCGAGTTCGCGAGCCCGGGTTTCGACCAGCTTCGATTGCCGGCCGGTGATCAGCGCCACCTCGACGCCGAATTTCTGTAGGGCCTTGATGCCAAAACCGTCCTTGATATTGAAGGCTTTCAGTTCTTCGCCGTTGTTACCGAGGATGACCGAGCCATCGGTCAGCACGCCGTCGACATCGCAAATCAGCAGCCGGATGGCGCGGGCCCGTTGCAGCAGTTGCTGGTCCATCATGCTTCCTTACACCACGCCGGCTTTCAGCAGGTCGTGCATGTTCAGTGCGCCGACGACGCGGTTTTCGTCATCGACGACAACCAGTTGGCCAATCGCATATTGCTCCATCGTGCGCATCGCTTCGGCCGCCAG from Permianibacter aggregans harbors:
- the kdsC gene encoding 3-deoxy-manno-octulosonate-8-phosphatase KdsC, whose amino-acid sequence is MDQQLLQRARAIRLLICDVDGVLTDGSVILGNNGEELKAFNIKDGFGIKALQKFGVEVALITGRQSKLVETRARELGISQVFQGNTDKRGAFNQLLQQLNLTPMQVAHIGDDLPDLPLFMRVGLAVAPSDGHPWMRERAHFVTVAEGGRGCVRELADLILHAQGHVDALLAQYDAEPGRA